Proteins encoded in a region of the Bubalus bubalis isolate 160015118507 breed Murrah chromosome 9, NDDB_SH_1, whole genome shotgun sequence genome:
- the LOC102408858 gene encoding olfactory receptor 10H1-like, with product MQGANISAVTEFILIGFSSFPHFQLMFFLLFLLMYLFTLLGNLLIMATVWSECSLHTPMYLFLCALSISEILYTFTIIPRMLADLLSTYRSISFTACASQMFFSFTFGFTHSFLLTVMGYDRYVAICHPLRYNVLMSPRGCACLVAWSWAGGSVMGLLVTSAVFHLPFCSSNVIHHFFCHVPPLMKLACGDNVFTVAMGVGLVCIAALLGCGLLILFSYAFIVAAILRIPSAEGRHKAFSTCASHLTLVVVHYGFASVIYLKPKGPHSLEGDTLMGITYTALTPFLSPIIFSLRNKELKEAVKKTFLSKLFLHRS from the coding sequence ATGCAGGGAGCCAACATCTCGGCAGTGACTGAATTCATCCTCATtggcttctcctccttcccccactttCAGCTGATGTTCTTCCTGCTCTTCCTGCTGATGTACCTGTTCACGCTGCTGGGGAACCTGCTCATCATGGCCACCGTCTGGAGCGAGTGcagcctccacacccccatgtacctCTTCCTGTGTGCCCTCTCCATCTCGGAGATCCTCTACACCTTCACCATCATCCCGCGCATGCTGGCCGACCTGCTCTCCACCTACCGCTCCATCTCCTTCACGGCCTGTGCCAGCCAGATGTTCTTCTCCTTCACGTTTGGCTTCACCCACTCCTTCCTGCTCACCGTCATGGGCTACgaccgctacgtggccatctgccaccccTTGCGCTACAACGTGCTCATGAGCCCCCGAGGCTGCGCCTGCCTGGTGGCCTGGTCCTGGGCTGGAGGCTCAGTCATGGGGTTGCTGGTGACATCTGCCGTTTTCCACCTCCCCTTCTGTAGCTCTAATGTGATTCACCATTTCTTCTGCCATGTGCCTCCTCTAATGAAGCTGGCCTGTGGGGACAACGTCTTTACTGTGGCCATGGGTGTGGGCCTGGTGTGTATCGCTGCCCTGCTGGGCTGTGGTCTCCTCATCCTCTTTTCTTATGCCTTCATCGTGGCCGCCATCTTGAGGATCCCCTCAGCCGAGGGCCGGCACAAAGCCTTCTCCACGTGTGCGTCCCACCTCACCCTGGTGGTTGTGCACTACGGCTTTGCCTCTGTCATCTACCTCAAGCCCAAGGGTCCCCACTCCCTGGAAGGAGACACGCTGATGGGCATCACCTACACGGCCCTCACTCCCTTCCTGAGCCCCATCATCTTCAGTCTCAGGAACAAGGAGCTGAAGGAAGCCGTGAAGAAGACCTTCCTCAGCAAGCTCTTTCTCCATAGATCCTGA